One Chitinophaga varians DNA window includes the following coding sequences:
- a CDS encoding 2-hydroxyacid dehydrogenase, which yields MRKNVLLLETITDEALAVLREHVNVFTGYNDTDLKETLDKEDIHAIITRGKGQINKPLMDACPHLEVAARCGVGLDNVDVAEASARKIMVINAPGSNAATIAEHTLALMLMLIRNMYGSVAQVKQDNWGWRNQYAGDELNGKTLGILGMGNIGKRVARLGEAFGMEVCYWSKSASDLPYQFLSMEAVLQTSDVVSLHLPFNNETNGIIGAAQLGQMKAGALLVNTARGALVDHAALLTALKEKRIAGYAADVLPDEPPVQSLELVHHPKVIVTPHSGSLTATTYKHICMVTINNVVAALTGKGPDPKSIYNRHAIQ from the coding sequence ATGAGAAAAAACGTACTACTGCTGGAAACTATTACAGATGAGGCATTGGCTGTCCTCCGGGAACACGTGAACGTATTCACGGGATACAATGACACTGATTTAAAAGAAACACTCGATAAGGAGGATATCCATGCCATCATCACAAGAGGGAAGGGGCAGATCAATAAACCGCTGATGGACGCCTGCCCGCATTTGGAGGTAGCCGCCCGGTGCGGCGTAGGACTGGACAATGTGGACGTTGCTGAAGCCTCCGCCAGAAAAATAATGGTCATCAATGCACCGGGCAGCAACGCTGCCACCATTGCGGAACATACGCTGGCGCTGATGTTGATGCTGATACGTAATATGTACGGATCGGTGGCGCAGGTAAAACAGGACAACTGGGGCTGGCGCAATCAATATGCCGGCGATGAACTGAACGGCAAAACCCTCGGCATACTAGGCATGGGGAATATCGGAAAACGGGTAGCCCGCCTGGGCGAAGCATTCGGCATGGAAGTCTGCTACTGGAGCAAGTCGGCCAGCGATCTGCCCTATCAGTTCCTGTCTATGGAAGCGGTGCTGCAAACTTCCGATGTGGTAAGTCTTCATCTTCCTTTCAATAACGAAACAAACGGCATTATCGGCGCTGCACAGCTCGGACAAATGAAAGCCGGCGCACTGCTGGTCAATACCGCCAGGGGCGCGCTGGTAGATCACGCTGCACTGCTAACGGCCTTAAAAGAAAAGCGCATTGCAGGTTATGCAGCAGACGTACTACCGGACGAGCCGCCGGTACAATCGCTGGAACTGGTGCATCATCCGAAGGTAATTGTCACGCCACATTCCGGCAGTCTTACCGCTACCACGTACAAGCATATATGTATGGTCACCATCAACAACGTAGTGGCCGCACTCACGGGCAAAGGCCCTGATCCAAAAAGCATTTACAACCGGCACGCGATTCAATAA
- a CDS encoding VOC family protein — protein MAKALKINHVTLIVDNLEKAGAFYQHELGLTPLAAFRFDYPVMFFKFNDEQQLHISEWEDKTSFRGHICVQVDDFNSLFFRMKELNVIDINPWGKVRKLPDGAMQMFVRDPAGNLVEISSSPDADIDPRIFTDELYEEGLYVSNRNDFRGYRSDDATLYHDR, from the coding sequence ATGGCTAAAGCACTTAAAATTAACCACGTTACGCTGATCGTTGACAATCTGGAGAAAGCCGGTGCCTTCTATCAGCATGAATTGGGCTTAACGCCACTTGCGGCCTTCAGGTTTGATTACCCGGTGATGTTCTTCAAATTTAATGATGAACAACAATTGCATATTTCTGAATGGGAAGACAAAACATCGTTCCGCGGGCATATCTGTGTGCAGGTGGATGATTTTAACAGCCTCTTTTTCCGCATGAAGGAACTGAACGTAATTGACATCAATCCATGGGGAAAGGTGCGGAAACTGCCGGACGGCGCCATGCAGATGTTTGTCCGTGATCCTGCAGGCAACCTGGTGGAAATATCTTCCTCACCGGATGCTGACATTGATCCGCGTATTTTTACGGACGAACTTTATGAAGAAGGGCTGTACGTGTCCAACAGAAACGATTTCAGGGGATACCGGTCAGATGATGCTACTTTATATCACGACAGATGA
- a CDS encoding ThuA domain-containing protein: MKKILLCLLFIAGTAGVLFAQSSGKVKKPLVVFVTGDHEYSSEETMPLIAAALEKDYGMKTIVLKASPDYNSEENIPGLEVLQQADLAVFYLRWRRLPADQLAHIEAYLKSGKPVMGFRTTTHAFHFPEGHASEKWNAFGEFALNAPPGWGGVAKHTHYGHESSTDVSIIPAQANNPILTGVAKNFHVRSWLYRVLPDYPVKGSTWLLMGKAVNPDKEAIENPVAWTGTNSFGGKIFMTTMGHPEDFRQEPFQRLVINAVHDELGLKVPRKWKGKIDIRVPYRVAK; the protein is encoded by the coding sequence ATGAAAAAAATTCTCCTTTGTTTATTGTTTATCGCCGGTACTGCCGGTGTACTCTTTGCCCAATCCTCCGGAAAGGTGAAAAAGCCACTGGTAGTGTTTGTGACCGGAGACCATGAGTATAGCAGCGAAGAAACGATGCCGCTTATCGCTGCCGCGCTGGAGAAGGATTACGGCATGAAGACAATTGTGCTCAAAGCATCGCCTGATTATAACAGCGAAGAAAATATTCCGGGCCTGGAAGTCCTTCAGCAGGCGGACCTGGCTGTTTTTTACCTGCGCTGGCGCAGGCTGCCGGCCGATCAGCTGGCGCATATCGAAGCCTACCTGAAAAGCGGGAAACCGGTAATGGGCTTCCGTACCACCACCCATGCCTTCCATTTCCCGGAAGGTCATGCCAGCGAAAAATGGAACGCCTTCGGCGAATTTGCATTAAACGCGCCTCCGGGCTGGGGGGGCGTTGCCAAACATACACACTACGGACATGAAAGCAGTACGGATGTCAGCATCATCCCTGCGCAGGCCAACAACCCGATACTGACAGGTGTGGCAAAGAACTTCCACGTCCGCTCCTGGCTGTACCGCGTATTACCGGACTATCCGGTGAAAGGATCTACCTGGCTGCTGATGGGCAAGGCGGTCAACCCCGACAAGGAAGCTATCGAAAATCCCGTGGCATGGACCGGCACCAACTCCTTCGGCGGTAAAATTTTTATGACGACGATGGGCCACCCGGAAGACTTCCGGCAGGAACCTTTCCAGCGTCTCGTGATCAATGCTGTCCATGATGAACTGGGACTGAAAGTGCCCCGCAAATGGAAAGGCAAAATAGATATCCGCGTGCCTTACCGTGTGGCGAAATAA
- a CDS encoding PVC-type heme-binding CxxCH protein: MSRLSKIGTYVPLVSLVLAIMILDACKSGSHAPLTVSEGSHISLIGNNLGSRMINYDNFETELYVRYPEYNLFIRNMCDGGETPGFRPHSARNSPWAFPGAEKFRPELAKQVEEMDNHSQGRFETPDQWLTRLKTDVIIAFFGYNESFEGKAGLAAYKAELDAFIKWTLKQKYNGTSAPQLALVSPIAFEDLSDKYDLPNGQKENENLALYTQAMEEVAKENHVLFVDAFTPSKKWYGETKEPLTIDGSQLNEEGYKKLGSLLVDQIFGKASPKAEANRQLVHAAVKEKNWMWLNDYKIPNGVHVYGRRYDPYGPDNYPAEIEKIREMTAVRDSAVWLAASKGQKKDIALADKYTKVLPPVKTNYNPAKNGSLRYLSGEEAVRQLKVPPGYKVELFASEEQFPDLAKPMQMSFDNKGRLWVAVMPSYPHYKPGDAKPNDKIIILEDTNNDGKADKQITFADSLHLPIGFEIAPEGVYVAQGTNLKLYVDTNGDDKADKEEILLSGFDDHDTHHSSHAFTADPSGAIYSGEGVFLHTHVETSYGTVRATNGGFYRYDPRRRQLERTAQLEIPNPWGIAFDDWGQPFFAETSSPDVRWMLPGTVLPRYGQHTHKSVQLVEEKHKVRPTSGLEFVSSRHFPDEVQGDFLINNTIGFLGTKEHTLEDDGTGYKSHHRMDLLVSGDPNFRPVDLEFAPDGSLYVIDWHNILIGHMQHNARDPLRDHSHGRIYRITYPSRPLVKPAHIAGAGIEELLDNLKLPEYRTRYRTRRELRGRDVSEVLAKLKIWVSHLDKNDPRYDHHLLEGLWVSWGMNKVDQDLLKQVLKAKDYHARAAAVQVVRYTGHQLPDQAELLMQAVRDENSRVRLMAIVAASWIGKEKGLPILAEAKKMPLDEWMIHAYDAAVAHLKGENVKDENEEGNSVKLKGAELALFNQGKQIYSIEGYCRTCHQPDGKGLPDSGFPPLAHSQWVTGSEERLIKLVMKGMLGPIEVNNKKYPGQVPMTPFGNLLKDEEIAAVLTYVRNSFGNSGTAVSPEKVKQVRKKIEGRKDFYSPEQLLAEHPMERK, translated from the coding sequence ATGTCCAGACTGTCTAAAATCGGTACGTATGTACCGCTTGTGTCCCTGGTATTGGCGATCATGATACTGGATGCCTGTAAGTCCGGCAGCCATGCCCCGCTCACAGTTTCCGAAGGCTCACACATCTCCCTGATTGGTAATAACCTGGGATCAAGAATGATCAACTACGATAATTTCGAAACGGAACTCTATGTCCGTTATCCGGAATACAACCTGTTCATCCGCAATATGTGCGACGGTGGCGAAACGCCCGGCTTCCGTCCTCATTCCGCCCGTAACTCTCCCTGGGCTTTTCCCGGTGCGGAGAAGTTCCGCCCGGAACTGGCCAAACAGGTGGAGGAGATGGACAACCACAGCCAGGGCCGCTTTGAAACACCGGACCAATGGCTGACGAGGCTCAAAACAGATGTGATCATCGCCTTTTTCGGTTACAACGAATCCTTTGAAGGGAAAGCCGGCCTGGCCGCCTACAAGGCAGAACTGGACGCTTTCATCAAATGGACGCTGAAACAGAAATACAATGGCACTTCAGCGCCGCAGCTGGCGCTCGTTTCACCGATCGCCTTCGAAGACCTTTCTGATAAATATGATCTGCCCAACGGGCAGAAGGAAAATGAAAACCTGGCTTTATACACGCAGGCCATGGAGGAAGTGGCAAAGGAGAACCATGTATTGTTTGTAGATGCCTTTACGCCTTCTAAAAAATGGTACGGGGAGACAAAGGAGCCATTGACCATCGACGGTTCCCAACTGAATGAAGAAGGGTATAAAAAGCTGGGAAGCCTGCTGGTAGACCAGATTTTCGGGAAAGCTTCCCCTAAGGCTGAAGCCAACAGGCAGCTGGTACACGCCGCCGTAAAGGAAAAAAACTGGATGTGGCTCAACGACTATAAAATCCCCAATGGGGTGCATGTATATGGCCGCCGCTACGATCCTTACGGGCCGGACAACTATCCCGCTGAAATTGAAAAAATCCGTGAAATGACGGCTGTCAGGGACTCCGCGGTATGGCTGGCAGCTTCCAAAGGACAGAAGAAAGACATCGCGCTTGCAGACAAATATACCAAAGTACTGCCGCCTGTTAAGACCAACTACAACCCGGCGAAGAATGGCAGTCTCCGGTACCTCAGCGGAGAAGAAGCGGTCCGTCAGCTGAAAGTGCCTCCTGGATACAAAGTGGAGCTGTTTGCCTCCGAAGAGCAGTTCCCCGATCTGGCCAAACCCATGCAGATGTCGTTTGACAATAAAGGTCGTTTATGGGTGGCCGTTATGCCCAGCTATCCCCACTATAAACCAGGGGACGCCAAGCCGAATGATAAAATTATTATCCTGGAAGATACCAATAACGACGGTAAGGCAGACAAACAGATAACGTTCGCCGATAGCCTGCATCTGCCCATAGGCTTTGAGATAGCGCCGGAAGGCGTGTATGTGGCGCAGGGCACTAATCTTAAATTGTATGTCGATACCAATGGCGATGATAAAGCTGATAAAGAGGAAATTCTGCTCAGCGGCTTCGATGACCATGATACGCACCATAGCAGCCACGCCTTTACCGCAGACCCTTCCGGGGCCATTTATTCCGGAGAAGGTGTTTTCCTGCATACCCATGTGGAAACGTCGTACGGCACGGTACGCGCCACCAACGGCGGTTTCTACCGGTACGATCCCAGGCGCCGTCAGCTGGAACGTACGGCTCAACTGGAAATACCCAATCCGTGGGGGATCGCCTTCGATGACTGGGGCCAGCCTTTTTTTGCGGAAACATCCAGCCCCGACGTACGCTGGATGCTGCCCGGCACGGTATTGCCCAGATACGGCCAGCATACACATAAGTCGGTACAGCTGGTGGAAGAGAAGCATAAGGTGCGGCCCACATCAGGCCTCGAGTTCGTGTCCAGCCGCCATTTTCCGGATGAAGTGCAGGGCGATTTCCTGATCAACAATACCATCGGCTTCCTCGGTACAAAAGAACACACTTTAGAGGACGATGGAACAGGCTATAAAAGCCATCACCGCATGGACCTGCTCGTAAGCGGTGATCCCAATTTCCGGCCGGTAGACCTGGAATTTGCGCCCGATGGTTCATTGTATGTCATCGATTGGCACAATATCCTGATAGGGCATATGCAACACAATGCGCGCGACCCGCTGCGCGACCACTCCCATGGAAGAATATACCGCATTACGTACCCGTCACGCCCCTTGGTGAAACCGGCCCATATAGCCGGGGCCGGCATTGAAGAGCTGCTCGATAATCTCAAATTGCCGGAGTACCGCACCCGCTACAGAACACGCCGTGAACTGAGAGGACGCGATGTCTCCGAAGTACTCGCCAAATTAAAGATATGGGTGTCCCATCTCGATAAAAACGATCCCAGGTATGACCATCATCTGCTGGAAGGGCTGTGGGTGAGCTGGGGAATGAATAAAGTAGACCAGGACCTGTTAAAGCAGGTGCTGAAAGCGAAAGATTATCACGCAAGAGCGGCAGCGGTACAGGTGGTGCGTTATACCGGCCATCAGTTGCCCGACCAGGCGGAATTGCTGATGCAGGCCGTCAGGGATGAAAACAGCCGTGTACGCCTGATGGCCATCGTAGCCGCTTCCTGGATAGGAAAAGAAAAAGGCCTGCCTATTCTGGCAGAAGCAAAGAAAATGCCCCTCGACGAATGGATGATACATGCCTATGACGCGGCAGTGGCCCACTTAAAAGGAGAGAACGTAAAGGATGAAAACGAGGAGGGGAACAGCGTAAAACTGAAAGGCGCTGAACTGGCGCTGTTTAACCAGGGCAAACAGATTTATTCGATAGAAGGGTATTGCAGAACATGCCACCAGCCTGACGGGAAAGGGCTTCCTGACTCCGGTTTCCCGCCGCTCGCTCATTCTCAGTGGGTGACAGGCAGCGAGGAGCGCCTCATTAAGCTGGTGATGAAAGGCATGCTGGGCCCGATAGAAGTAAACAATAAAAAGTACCCGGGCCAGGTGCCGATGACCCCATTCGGCAACCTCCTGAAAGACGAAGAAATTGCTGCAGTACTGACGTATGTCCGTAACAGTTTTGGTAACAGCGGAACGGCCGTTTCCCCGGAGAAGGTAAAACAGGTCAGGAAGAAAATAGAAGGCAGAAAGGACTTCTATTCCCCCGAACAATTGCTGGCAGAGCATCCGATGGAAAGGAAATAA